From the genome of Actinomycetota bacterium:
CCCTGGCCCGCCACCCGGAGCTGCTGGTGCTGGACGAGCCCGTCGCCCGCCTGGATCCCCTCGCCCGCCACGACTTCCTGGCCACCCTCATGGCGGCGGTTGCCGAGGAGGGCATCTCGGTGGTGCTCTCCTCGCACGTCGTGGCAGAGCTCCAGCGGGTCTGTGACTACCTGGTGGTCCTGAACCGGGGGACGGTGCAGCTGGCCGGCGACGTCGACGAGCTGCTGGTGGAGCACCGCATCCTCTCGGGGCCGGCGGAGGGGGCGGCGTCCCTGCCGGCGTCGCTGGCTGTGGTCTCCGAGCAGCGCACCGACCGCCACGCCACCCTGCTGGCCCGCACCGGGGCGGCAGTCTCCCCGCCGCCGGGCTGGGAGGTGTCATCGACCAACCTCGAGGAACTGGTCCTGGCCTACCTGCGCTCCCCGAGCGCCTCCGCCCTGCCCGGCCCGCAGCGGTCGGCGGAGAGCCGGGCCTCGGCATGAGCACTGCCGCCCTCTCCCTGCCGCGCCGGCGGCTCCTCCCGGGACTCAGCTGGGTGACCTGGCGCCAGCACCGGCTGGCCCTGGCCGGCACGTTCCTGCTCCTCGCCGCCTTCACCGTCCTGATGGTGGTGAACGGGCGGGCGATGCACCACGCCTACGTCGCCGACGGCCTCACCACCTGCGGCATCGTGACCGGGCCCGGCTGCGCCGTGCAGCTCGGCCTCTTCGAACAGGCCTACCAGGGCTGGGTGTCGGCCCTCCCCGCCTTCCTGATGCTCCTCCCGATGGTCATCGGCACCTTCCTCGGAGCCCCGGTGGTCGCCCGGGAGCTGGAGTCGGGCACGTTC
Proteins encoded in this window:
- a CDS encoding ABC transporter ATP-binding protein; the protein is MNAIETQGLAKRYRRTWALAGCNLTIPAGRVVALVGPNGAGKSTLIHLTVGLLAPTTGSIAVLGGQVPGSPGALQRVAFVAQDTPLYKNLSAADTLRLVASMSATWDEANARERLGALEIPLDRRVGQLSGGQYAQVALAVALARHPELLVLDEPVARLDPLARHDFLATLMAAVAEEGISVVLSSHVVAELQRVCDYLVVLNRGTVQLAGDVDELLVEHRILSGPAEGAASLPASLAVVSEQRTDRHATLLARTGAAVSPPPGWEVSSTNLEELVLAYLRSPSASALPGPQRSAESRASA